One window of the Osmerus mordax isolate fOsmMor3 chromosome 2, fOsmMor3.pri, whole genome shotgun sequence genome contains the following:
- the ppp1r1c gene encoding protein phosphatase 1 regulatory subunit 1C yields MESNGKKIQFAVPALQSPLDPKAAEHIRRRRPTPATLVVYRDTSADLQPSSQSGQHAQARPAQRKRSVYTPPTLIERELPEHSRTQEVRDLGLTRPVSTATESSSGSTPRRKDTPYQHLPPFTPGGRLLENHTPFSEEEEQDGEEEEGGEEEEEEKKKGVPH; encoded by the exons ATGGAGTCCAACGGCAAGAAGATCCAGTTTGCAGTTCCAGCGTTGCAGAGTCCTCTGGACCCGAAAGCAGCTGAgcat ATCCGTAGGAGGAGACCTACCCCCGCCACCCTGGTGGTCTACAGAGACACGTCAG ctgacctccagcccagcagccaatcaggacaG CATGCACAGGCCCGCCCCGCCCAGAGGAAACGAAGCGTGTATACTCCGCCCACCTTGATAg agaGAGAGCTCCCAGAACACAGCAGAACCCAGGAAGTGAGAGACCTTGGCCTGACCCGGCCCGTGTCAACAGCCACGGAATCCTCTTCAGGTTCCACACCCAGACGCAAAGACACACCCTACCAGCACCTGCCTCCCTtcactccag GGGGCAGGCTGCTGGAGAACCACACCCCTTtctccgaggaggaggagcaggatggagaagaggaagaaggaggggaggaggaggaggaggagaagaagaagggggtTCCTCACTAA